The following DNA comes from Weissella koreensis KACC 15510.
CTTAAATCGAATTTAAAAACTTAGTTTATTTTATCGCTTTATTGACATTAGAAACTAGCGTATAATTAAAAAATAATAGACTAAAAAAGAAAATGAGGGAATCTCGATGGCTGGTTCATTTACACCAACTTGGATGGTTGAAGCAATTTATCATTTAACACCAGTTGAATTAGAAGCGCATGGTATCAAAGCTATTTTGACTGATTTAGATAATACTCTGATTGCTTGGAACAACCCAGATGGTACAGAACAACTTCATCAATGGCTGCAATTAATGGATCAGGCGGGTATTCCAGTTATTATTGTATCTAACAATTCTGATGATCGAGTTGAACGAGTGGCTAAACCACTTGATCTCCTATTTGTTGGGAGGGCTTTAAAACCACTAACTAAAGGATTGAAGATGGCAATTAAAAAGCTTGATCTTACAACAAATGAGGTTGTGATGGTTGGCGATCAACTTTTGACGGATGTTTGGGCGGCTAATAATATGGGAATGCGCAGTATATTAGTTCAACCGCTGATTGAAACAGACCAATGGAACACTAAAATTAATCGTTTTTTGGAAAAAGGGGTTAAAAAGAAGATGTTAAAGCAAAATCCAGATCTAAAATGGAGGAAAAATCTTGATAAGTGAAACTGAAGTACAAAATTATTTAAGCGAAGGCCTTAGGTGTATTGGTTGTGGGGCTGAAATTCAAACCGATAGGCCAGGGGAAGTGGGATATACTCCCATGTCTGCGCTAAAAAAAGGGTTTGAAAACGGGGAAGTGCTATGCCAGCGTTGTTTCCGGTTAAGACATTATAATGAAATTCAACCGGTTGATTTAACGGATGATGATTTCCGTCGTCTTTTGGATCAAATTTCAACGACAGATTCCTTGGTCGTTTATGTGATGGATGTCTTTGATTTTAGTGGATCACTTATTCCTGGTCTACATCGTTTCGTTGGAAGCAATCCTGTTTTGCTTGTGGGAAATAAAGTTGATATCTTACCCCATGCCTTAAGACGAGCAAAAATCAAAGAATGGATGCGTCAACAAGCTAACCGAGCTGGTTTGCGCCCCATTGATATTGCTTTAACTTCTGGTAAAAATGGTGATGATGTACCTGCATTATTAGATATGATCGAAAAATATCGAGCTGGACGTTCAGTCTATGTAGTAGGGGTCACTAATGTTGGTAAGTCAACTTTGATTAATCAAATCATTAAGGATGTTACTGGTGAAAAGAATGATGTTATCACTACATCACGTTTCCCAGGAACTACATTAGATCGAATTGAGATTTCATTGGATGATCAATCAAATATTATTGATACTCCTGGAATTATTCATCCAGATCAAATGGCTCATTATCTTACACCTCAAGATTTAAAATATGTTTCACCCCAAAAGGAATTAAAACCAAGAACATATCAATTGAATGCCGAACAAACACTCTTTATGGGAGCAATGGCCCGATTTGATTTTATTCAGGGACCCAAATCTGGAATTACGGCATATTTTGAAAATAATTTACCGATTCATCGGACCAAATTAGATAATGCAGATCAATTTTATGCTAAGCACGCGGGTGTATTATTGACACCACCTGAAAAAGTGAATTTAGAAGATCTACCACCATTGAAAAGACATGAATTTAAAACAACTGAAAAGACTGATATTGTGATTGATGGATTGGGCTGGGTTACAGTACCGGGTCAAGTTGTTGTTGCAGCTTGGGCACCAAAAGGAGTTTCAGTTTTGACACGAAAGGCTATGATATAAAAATGATTGAATTACGCGGAAAGCAAAAACGTTATTTAAGAGCTTCAGCTCATTCTATGAATCCCCTCTTTAGTGTTGGGAAACAAGGATTAACGGAAAATTGGTTGGAACAATTAGGTTCAGCCATGGAAAAACGCGAATTATTTAAAGTTAATATTTTGAATAATTCTGATGTAACAGTTGATGAAGTTAAGGAATTTATTGAATCAAATTCTTCAATTAAAGTTGTCCAAACCATTGGTCACACTTTAGTTTTGTTTGATCAAGCACGTGATCCAAAGTACCGTAACTACTCAATTGCAGTACAAAAGATATAAGCTATAGTAAATCAAAAGGGGGATCTTATGATTAAAACAGTGAATACTTTAGCTCCAAAAACACAAGTAGCTACTGAATTAGATCAAGAGCGACACCGTGTTGGTATTATCGGTGGTACGTTTAATCCTCCACACCTGGGGCATCTTATTATTGCTGAACAGGTAGCCTCTGATTTACAGCTTGAGCAAGTTTATTTTATGCCAAATTCAACACCGCCACATGTTGATCCCAAAATGGCCATCGATGCATCTGATCGTGCCCAAATGGTCAAAGCAGCAATTTATGGTAATCAACATTTTAAGTTGGAACAGGCAGAGGTTAACCGTGGTGGAATTAGCTATTCTTATGACACTATGCGTTATTTAAATGAAATTCATCCAAATTATGATTATTACTTTATAATTGGTGGCGATGAGGTTGCTTACCTTAAAACTTGGTATAGAATTGAAGAATTAAGCCAAATGGTGCAATTTGTTGGGGTTAATCGTCCAGGACAAGAACATCCAGTGACTGATTATCCAGTTGAATTTGTAACTGTTTCTAATCTTGATATTAGCTCTACTAAAATTCGGCAAAGAATTAAAGAAAAACAAAGTGTTCGTTATTTAGTACCAGATTTAGTGGCGGCTTATATTGTAGAGAAGGGACTGTATCAAAATGAATAACTTAGAGTATCAAAAACGTTATTATCCTGGGACTCGTTTAGAATTACTATCAACCGTACGAGCTGCTTTATCAGATTATCGATATCAACATGTATTACGAGTTGAAACGATGGCCTTGAAGTTAGCGGAAAAATGGCAAGTCGAAGCTGAAATTGTTTCGATAGCTGCATTGATACATGATTATACAAAAGAACGTTCCGATGAAGATTTTATCGAAGCTATAAAAGAATATCATCTATCCACTAGCTTATTACCTTGGGGAAATAATATTTGGCATGGAGTTGTTGGAGCAGAAATGATTCGAAGTGAATTAGGAATTAATGATTCGATTATTTTAGATGCAGTCCGCCAACATACTACGGGGGCTGAAGAAATGACGCTCGTGTCACAAATTATTTTTATGGCTGATTATATTGAAAGTGCCAGAGACTTCCCCGGGGTTGATGAAGTAAGAGCTTTAGCATTTGAAGACTTAGCTGCTAGTGTTGGTTGGCAAGCCCAACATACATTAGAATATTTAATTAAAAATAAACAGAGGGTCTTCCCTTTGTCACTATTGACCTATAATACATGGTCAACCAAATAAGAATGGAAAATAAATAATTATGATTGAAACCACAATGATGAAAATGTTAGAAGTAGCTGTAAAAGCTGGAGGCCAAAAGCGGGCTGAAGATTTAGTGGCCTTGGACATACATGAAACTTCAATCTTTACTGATGTAATGTTGATTATGGATGCTCCATCAAATCGTCAAGTCTTGGCGATTGCTCAAGAAATTATGGATCAAATGAAAGAAGCTGGATTTGAAGTTCATCAACATGAAGGTCGTGATTCTGGGGAATGGGTTGTTCTTGATTTCGGTGATTTAACCGTTCATGTTTTCAAACAAGAAATACGTCATTTTTATGGATTGGAACAACTTTGGTCTGAACAAGGTGAAGAGATTGATATCACAGACTGGATCATTGAGGAAGACTTTTAATGGAAAATTATCAAACCTTTGCAAAGTTATATGATGAATTATTTGATGATGAAGCTTATGATGACTGGTTTCAGTATGCACAAAAAAATATTCAAAATCCGCAAGGTAAGATTTTAGAACTAGCTGGTGGTGCTGGGCGCTTAGCAATTCGCTTAATAAAAGCTGGCCATGATGTGACGGTTTTTGATTTATCCACTGAAATGTTATCTTTAGCTCAGGAAAATGCGCAAGCGGCTGAAGTGGATTTACCCTTGATTCAAGGGGATATGCGAGAATGGTCTGATTATCCAAATCATTTTCAAACGATTACTTCATTTGCTGACTCATTTAATTATCTTGGTAGTTTAGCAGAAACTAAAATGGCATTTGAACAAGTAGCTAACCATTTAGAAAACGGTGGACAGTTCTTATTTGATGTCATTTCACCATATCAAACCGATGAATATTATCCAGGATATATGTATAATTTTCATGATGATGAAACGGCTTTTCTTTGGAATTCATATGGTGTTGAAGGTGAAGAACATACGGTGGAGCACGAATTAATTTTCTTTGTATATGATGAGAAAATTGACGGATATAAGCAATTAACAGAAATTCATACGGAAAAAACTTATGAATTGAAAAAATATATTCAAGCCCTGGAACAAGCGGGATTTGAAAATATTAAAGTTACTGGTGATTTTGGTCGTCAAACAAAGCCTGATGAAAAAACACCACGTTGGTTTTTTAGTGCAAATAAGAAAGGATAGCTGATGCGAGCAGTTGGATTAATTACCGAATATAATCCTTTTCATGCTGGTCATGAATACCACCTCGAACAAGCAAAGGCGATGAGTGGGGCTGAAACAGCAATTGCTGTAATGAGTGGAAATTTTGTACAGCGCGGGGTTCCTGCGATGTATGATAAATGGAAACGAGCGCAGGCGGCGGTTCAAAATGGAGTGGATTTGGTTATTGAATTGCCGGTGGCTTTTTCAATTCAACCAGGTCCTTTTTTTGCTAAAGGTGCAGTTCAAATCTTGTTAGCTGCAGGAGTTGACACAATTGTTTTTGGAGCAGAGCACGCTCAATGGGATTTTATGAAATTAGCGCGAACAGTTCGGGATGTAACTACTCATTCTGATGAATTTCACAATTATCAGACAACTTATGCAAGTAATTTTAATACAGTTTTAATGGATAAGTTAGGCGTCACGATCAATGAACCTAATTATTTATTGGGATTAAGTTATGCATTAGCAGTGCTTGAATTGGACGCGCAAGATCAGGTTGCCTTGATGCCATTACAGCGTCAGGGGAGTGGATATCATGCTACACAAATTTCTGACGAAGACTTTGCGAGTGCCTCAGGAATTCGACATGTTTTAAAGAATGGGTTACCCAAAGAAAAATTAAGCCAACAATTGCCGACGGGCACGCAACAATTACTAATGGAGGCACCATTTTTAGATTATGAACCAAATATGTGGGATTTACTTCATTATAAAGTCTTAACGACACCGGTAGAACAATTGGAGTCTATTTATCAGTTAAATGATGGATTAGCATATCGTCTTCTAGAAACGGTTGAAAAGAATGCTGAGTCGAAGCAAATCGATTGGAATGTCTTTATGCAACAATTTAAAAGTAAACGATATACCTATAGTCGGCTGCAACGGAGCATTTTATACTTATTGTTAAATGTGAGTGAAATTGAAATGAAGGTTGCTTTGAAACAACCTTATATTCGACCCTTGGCTTTTAATGCTAACGGACAGTTATGGCTAAAACATGGGCGTAAAAATTTCACTTTGCCGATTATTGGTAAGGTTGATCAAAATAATTTAAAGGGTCTCTTAAAACTAGATTTTAGAGCTGGTCGTTTATATAATATGTTGCGAAGTAATTCTGATGAAAAACCACAAGATACTAAACGTCAACCGTATCGAAAACAATAATTTAAAATGAAGAGGGAGTAAGAAGATGAAATGGAATTTTAGTGAGTTATTAAAATATAAACAAGAACCAATGGAGTTTCAAGAAGAATTAAACTTAGAAGCCATGACCAAAGAAATGTTTGGGGATGTTATTTTGAGTTTGGAGCCTGTTCAAGTACAAGGTTGGGCACGTATGGAACGCGATGATGTTATTATCCATGCACATGTTACAGGACAACTTACAACACCTTCAACTCGTTCAGCTCGCCCAGTAGAATTTCCTTTGGACTTTATGATCGACGAAGTTTACATTCGCGAAACTGAACATGCAGATCGGTATGAGATTGAAGAATCTGTTATTTTAGTGAAAGATGATGTTATTGATTTTAATGAAGTCTTAGCACAATACATTTTCTTACAAATCCCATTGCAAATCTTGGCAGAAGGTGAAGAAGAAGAAGCTATGCCAACTGGGGATGGATGGGAAGTTATATCAGAAGATGATTACTTAGCCGAACAAGAAAATGGCGAAGAACAAGCTACTAATACGCCTTTGGCCGGTTTAGCTGACTTATTATCTGAAGATAAAGATAAATAAAAAATAGACCAATAATTAAGGACCAAGGAGATTTAAATGGTTAAAAGTAAAGAAACGCCGATGATGCAACAATATAATGAAATTAAATCACAGTATCACGATGCCTTTTTATTTTATCGTTTAGGCGATTTTTATGAATTGTTTAATGAGGATGCCATTTTGGGGTCCCAAATCTTGGAACTTACTTTAACTCAACGAAATAAAAATTCACCTAATCCAGTCCCAATGGCAGGGGTTCCTCATCATGCTGCTCAAAATTATATAGATATTTTAGTGGATAAAGGTTACAAAGTAGCTGTAGTGGAACAAATGGAAGATCCAAGTCAAGCCGATGGGATGGTCAAACGTGAAGTTGTTCAATTGATTACACCTGGAACGCGGATGAACGTGAATGGAGAGTCTGTTAAAGATAATAATTATTTAGTGGGAATTACGTCCGAAGATGCTAATCATTATGGATTTGCTTACACTGATTTATCAACAGGTGAAATGGCAGCTACTGATTTAATTTCAACGACTGCCGTCCTGAATGAACTCGCCCGTTTAGCGGCGAAAGAAATTGTTATTGATAAGATTTTGCCAGCAGATTTAACCGCTTCTTTGACGAATTTGGGTATTATGGTTTCAACGCAAGCATTAGAGACGGTACCAGATAATCAAGCAAATTTAGTGCAGGATTTATCAGATCTTAGTTTAACGGCAGCCCAAATTTTAATCACATATTTGCATACGACACAAAAACGAGCATTAGATCATCTTCAACCAGCTCGTGCTTACGAAGTTGCTCAATATTTAAAAATGGACCGGAATTCACGAGCTAATTTGGAATTAACGGTTAATTTACGCACACAGCAAAGAAGTGGTACATTGTTGTGGCTTTTGGATGAAACTAAAACTGCCATGGGTGGACGGCTATTAAAACAATGGATTGAGCAACCGTTAATTGATCAACAAAATTTAATGAGTCGATATGACAAAATTGAACAATTCATGCAGAATTTTTTGATTGAGAATGATTTGCAAAGTGCGTTAAAAAGTGTTTATGACTTAGAACGTCTGGTTGGTCGGGTCGCATACGGTAGCGCAAACGGCCGTGATTTATTGCAGATTCGTAATTCCTTACGTCAAATTCCTACTATTTTGGAATTATTGGAAGATTTAGATCCTGCCGTTTTTGGAGGGTTAATCAGTCAAATTGACCCAGTTACGGATCTTGAAGCGTTGATCTCAACGGCCATTATTGAGGCCCCACCATTGTCAGTTACTGATGGTGGGTTGATAAAGGCAGGTTATAACGATCAGCTCGATGCTTACCAAGATGTCATGCACAATGGAAAGCAATGGCTGGCTGAATTAGAAGCTACCGAACGTGAAGCGACTGGGATTAATAGTTTGAAAATCGGTTTTAATAAAGTTTTTGGTTATTATATTGAAGTTACTAGAGCGAACATTGATAAATTAGATGATAATCGGTATACACGAAAACAAACTTTAGTTAATGCCGAACGTTTTATTACCCCTGAATTGAAAGAACATGAGCAAAAAATTTTAGAAGCGGAAGAGAAATCTAGCCAATTAGAATATCAATTATTTACTCAAGTACGCGAACAGATTAAGCTTAATATTAAACGATTACAACGGTTGGCTAAACAAATCGCAACGTTAGATGTTTTGACTTCACTAGCTGATGTTGCACAAAAAAATCAATTTACGAGACCACGACTTAATCAAAAACAACATTTAGAAATTGTTGGTGGACGCCATCCCGTTGTTGAAAAAGTTTTGGGGCATCAAAGTTATGTTGCCAATGATATTATGATGGATCAAAATCAAGAAATCATGCTGATTACTGGACCCAATATGTCTGGTAAATCAACTTATATGCGTCAATTGGCCTTAACCGTGATTATGGCTCAAATTGGCTCGTTTGTACCTGCGCAAAGTGCTGATTTACCAATTTTTGATCAAATTTTTACTAGAATTGGGGCAGCTGATGATTTAATTTCGGGAAATTCAACCTTTATGGTAGAAATGTCGGAAGCAAATACGGCGTTACAAAATGCAACTAAAAATTCTTTAATTCTATTTGATGAATTAGGACGAGGAACGGCTACCTTTGATGGAATGGCCCTAGCGCAAGCTATTATTGAGCATATTCATCAAAATGTACATGCTAAAACGCTATTTTCAACCCACTATCATGAATTGACTAGTTTGGATCAAGAACTACCACAACTGTTCAATGTACATGTGGGTGCGCATGAAGAAAATGGAGAATTGATTTTCTCACACAAAGTTTTAGCGGGACCAGCTGATCAGTCTTATGGAATTAACGTTGCGAAATTAGCAGGTCTGCCTCAGACATTGATTGAACGAGCAACAGTGATTTTAAATCAATTGGAAACACCTGAGCAAACTAAAATTCCTGAGCTTGTGAAATTAACTGATGTTGCAGACTCTAAAACACAAATGTCATTATTTGATACATTACCTGACAATGATGAACAAAATAAAGTCGTTGAACGGGTTAAAAATGCCGATTTGGCAAATTCAACGCCTTTCCAAGCGTTGATGTTATTAAATGAATTACAAGAACTTTTAAAAAAATAATTGTTTTTTGTTTCACAAAGTTATGGGGATGTGCTACACTAATTATATATTAACTAAATTATATAAGATTAAGGTGAGTTAACATGACAGAACAAAAAATTCCTCGTGCAACTGCTAAACGGTTGCCCATTTATTATCGTTATCTCAAGTTATTACTAGATGAAGGAAAAACTAAGATTTCTTCCGTTGATTTGGCTGAAATTGTTAAAATTGATGCTGCGACCATTCGTCGTGATTTTTCGTGTTTTGGAGCATTAGGTAAGCGTGGCTATGGTTATGATGTCGCTGAATTAATTGAATTTTTTGCTGGAGAATTAAATCAAGATAATTTGGCTTCAGTTGCTTTGATTGGTTTGGGAAATTTGGGACATGCTTTGTTGAATTTTAAATTTCAAAAAACTTCTAATGTGCGAGTATCTGCTGTTTTTGAAGTTAAGCCGGAATTAATTAATACAATTCAAAGTGGCGTTCCAGTATTCTCAATGGATGAATTAGAAGAACAAATTGAGGAACAAAGGATTGATGTAGCAATGTTGACAGTGCCGGCTGATGCGGCTCAGACAATTGCAACCCGCTTGGAAGCAAGTGGTATCAAAGGTATTTTGAATTTTACACCAATGCGGTTAAATGTTTCTCGGAAGGTGCATGTTCAAAACGTGGACTTAACGAATGAGTTGCAAACGTTACTTTATTTTATCGATAATGATATAAGTAACTAAAAAAAATATAAAATGAGGCTCAGACGATTTTTGTCTCAGCCTCTTTTATTAAATGGAGTTAAAAATGATAATTTTACAAGCAAATGATGTCAGTCGACGCTTCAATGGCGTGACTTTTTTTGAACACTTTTCGCTGCAGATTCAAGATCGATCCCGAATTGGTTTGGTCGGACGAAATGGGGCAGGAAAATCTACATTACTAAAAATTTTAATTGGTCAGGAATCACCAGATGAAGGGGTTGTTTCTTCTAAAAAAGGATTAAAGCTAGCTTATTTAGCCCAAAATTCAGGGATGGACTCAACTTTAAGTGTGTATGATGAAATGTTAGCCAGTTTTAAAAAGGTGCAAACATTAGAACAACAGATGCATCAAATGGAATCAAAAATTGCTAATACGACTGATTATGAAAGTGAATCTTATCAAAGTCTACTTACTGAATATGATCAAATTCAGCATGATTTTGAAGCTTTAAATGGTTACGGATATGAAGCAACTATTCGTGGCGTTTTACATGGATTTGGGTTTGACGAGTCGTTTTATTCACAAAAAATTTCTGATCTTTCCGGTGGTCAACGAACTCGTTTAGCGATCGCAAAGCAATTATTAGAGAAACCAGATCTTTTGGTACTGGATGAACCAACCAATCACTTGGATATGCAGACTTTGGCATGGTTAGAAAAATATTTACAAAATTATCAAGGAGCACTGCTAATTGTTTCGCATGATCGTTACTTCTTAGATCGAGTAGTAAATGAAGTTTATGAGGTACATTCTGGAGTTTTGGATCATTACCAAGGAAACTATAGCCGCTATATGGAGCAAAAGATTGCGAAGATTACAGCAGAGCAAAAGGCGTTTGATCGGCAACAAAGTGAAATTGCTAAATTAGAAGACTTTGTTAATCGTAACATTGTGCGAGCTTCAACCACAAAACGAGCTCAATCTCGACGTAAACAACTTGAAAAGATGGAAGTTTTGGATGCACCTAAAAATGAATCAGGGGTAGCACATATTACTTTTCAAGCTGCTCAAAGTTCAGGGAATGAGGTCCTTCAAGTTGAAGGACTGAGCTTGGGTTATCAAGCAGATAAGGTACTATCCCAAAATGTGAATTTAGCGGTCAATAAACAACATGCCGTGGCTTTAGTTGGACCAAACGGGGTTGGTAAATCTACTTTAATCAAAACGATCTTAGGTAAATTAGCACCATTAGCGGGAACGTTTAAACTGGGTGCTAATGTTACAGTTGGTTATTATGATCAAGAGCAAGCAACGTTAGATCCAAAGAAGACAGTATTAAACTCTGTTTGGGATTTACATCCTAAATTACCGGAAAAAGATGTACGATCTATTTTAGGATCTTTCATGTTTACGGGGGAAGATGTTGATAAAAAAGTCACAGCACTTTCTGGTGGCGAAAAAGCACGGTTATTACTAACCGTGCTTTCGATGAATGAAGATAATTTCTTGATTTTAGACGAGCCGACCAATCATTTAGATATTGATTCACGTGAAGTCTTAGAAACAGCTTTAAATGAGTATAATGGGACCATTTTCTTTGTGTCACATGATCGTTATTTTATTAATGAGGTTGCAACTGAAGTTGTTGAATTATCTGCAAATGGAACGCAATTCTTTGACGGTGATTATGATTATTATTTAGAAAAAATTGAACAAAGAGATGCCCAAATGGCGCTCGAAAATGAAGTGACTGCCGAACAGGTTAGTGATGATGCGACACCAACATACCAAGCTACGCGTGAACAGCAAAAAGAGCTTCGTAAAAAAGAACGCGCCGTATCCAAAGCTGAAGCAGCAATGGAAGAAATTATGGAGCAGATGGAGCCATTAGAAACAGAATTGAATGATCCTGCTAATGGTTCAGATTTGGGTAAATTGACCGAATTAACACAACAAATAGAAGCTTTACAACAAAAATTAAATCAACTTGAAGAAGAGTGGACTCAGGCATCCATGGATTTAGAAACCTTTCAAGCATAAAAAGGAAGTTTTAAATGGCTGAAGTAACACGTGTCACTCAGACAAAAAAGAACCAACGTTATAATATCTATTTAGATGATGAGTTTGCTTTTGCTGTGGCAGAAAAAATTTTAATACAATTTAATTTGTTCAAGGGGACCAAAGTTGATGATGAATTAAAGGCTACAATTATTGAAGCTGAATATAATCAAAAGGCTTACCAAAAGGCTCTGACTTATGCTGCTAATAGTCTGCATTCCAAGCAACAAGTTCGAACAAAATTACAGCAGGCTGATTTTCCTGTTTCAGTAATTGAACAAGCAATTGAACGTTTAGAACAATTGGATATTATTGATGATCAACAATTTGCGAATGAATATGTTCAAAGTCAGATTCGACGCGGAAAATTAGGTCCACGGGCTATTAAATTTAATTTAAAAAAATATGGGATTGATCAATTTATAATTGAAGATTTACTGGTTGAATATGATGAAACGCTACAAAGGGAGAAGTTATCTGAATTAATAGATCCTTTATTTCAAAAATATCGCCGTGAATCAGCTTTTATGGCAGATCAAAAAGTGACGCAAAAGCTGTATCAAAACGGATTTGATCAACGTCAAATCAAACAAGCGTTACAAGATTATCATGCCGAGACTCCCGTCGATGAAGAACAGGCTCAAGAAAATTTTGAGCGAATGATGGAAAAAACAGCTCAAAAATATCAACATCTTACTGGTTGGGATTATCAAAGTAAGGTTAAGGCAGGAATGTATCGACGAGGCTTTGATCTAAGAAAAGTGGATCAATGGTTAAAAGAGCATCGTTCTGATTAATTTGGTAGTTCAGGTGATGGTTTATCAGACTTAAGCAAAGTTTCTGTTTAACCTAATAATAGGCACAAATAGATACTAAAAAGCTAGTTATATAAACGGTTAAACTAACGATAGCTATAATTAGGTATAACTTAATTCGTGCTTTTTTACGTATAATCTGCGTGGAATTTGTGCT
Coding sequences within:
- a CDS encoding YqeG family HAD IIIA-type phosphatase, yielding MAGSFTPTWMVEAIYHLTPVELEAHGIKAILTDLDNTLIAWNNPDGTEQLHQWLQLMDQAGIPVIIVSNNSDDRVERVAKPLDLLFVGRALKPLTKGLKMAIKKLDLTTNEVVMVGDQLLTDVWAANNMGMRSILVQPLIETDQWNTKINRFLEKGVKKKMLKQNPDLKWRKNLDK
- the yqeH gene encoding ribosome biogenesis GTPase YqeH; its protein translation is MISETEVQNYLSEGLRCIGCGAEIQTDRPGEVGYTPMSALKKGFENGEVLCQRCFRLRHYNEIQPVDLTDDDFRRLLDQISTTDSLVVYVMDVFDFSGSLIPGLHRFVGSNPVLLVGNKVDILPHALRRAKIKEWMRQQANRAGLRPIDIALTSGKNGDDVPALLDMIEKYRAGRSVYVVGVTNVGKSTLINQIIKDVTGEKNDVITTSRFPGTTLDRIEISLDDQSNIIDTPGIIHPDQMAHYLTPQDLKYVSPQKELKPRTYQLNAEQTLFMGAMARFDFIQGPKSGITAYFENNLPIHRTKLDNADQFYAKHAGVLLTPPEKVNLEDLPPLKRHEFKTTEKTDIVIDGLGWVTVPGQVVVAAWAPKGVSVLTRKAMI
- the yhbY gene encoding ribosome assembly RNA-binding protein YhbY, with amino-acid sequence MIELRGKQKRYLRASAHSMNPLFSVGKQGLTENWLEQLGSAMEKRELFKVNILNNSDVTVDEVKEFIESNSSIKVVQTIGHTLVLFDQARDPKYRNYSIAVQKI
- a CDS encoding nicotinate-nucleotide adenylyltransferase, yielding MIKTVNTLAPKTQVATELDQERHRVGIIGGTFNPPHLGHLIIAEQVASDLQLEQVYFMPNSTPPHVDPKMAIDASDRAQMVKAAIYGNQHFKLEQAEVNRGGISYSYDTMRYLNEIHPNYDYYFIIGGDEVAYLKTWYRIEELSQMVQFVGVNRPGQEHPVTDYPVEFVTVSNLDISSTKIRQRIKEKQSVRYLVPDLVAAYIVEKGLYQNE
- the yqeK gene encoding bis(5'-nucleosyl)-tetraphosphatase (symmetrical) YqeK — translated: MNNLEYQKRYYPGTRLELLSTVRAALSDYRYQHVLRVETMALKLAEKWQVEAEIVSIAALIHDYTKERSDEDFIEAIKEYHLSTSLLPWGNNIWHGVVGAEMIRSELGINDSIILDAVRQHTTGAEEMTLVSQIIFMADYIESARDFPGVDEVRALAFEDLAASVGWQAQHTLEYLIKNKQRVFPLSLLTYNTWSTK
- the rsfS gene encoding ribosome silencing factor, translated to MIETTMMKMLEVAVKAGGQKRAEDLVALDIHETSIFTDVMLIMDAPSNRQVLAIAQEIMDQMKEAGFEVHQHEGRDSGEWVVLDFGDLTVHVFKQEIRHFYGLEQLWSEQGEEIDITDWIIEEDF
- a CDS encoding class I SAM-dependent DNA methyltransferase, yielding MENYQTFAKLYDELFDDEAYDDWFQYAQKNIQNPQGKILELAGGAGRLAIRLIKAGHDVTVFDLSTEMLSLAQENAQAAEVDLPLIQGDMREWSDYPNHFQTITSFADSFNYLGSLAETKMAFEQVANHLENGGQFLFDVISPYQTDEYYPGYMYNFHDDETAFLWNSYGVEGEEHTVEHELIFFVYDEKIDGYKQLTEIHTEKTYELKKYIQALEQAGFENIKVTGDFGRQTKPDEKTPRWFFSANKKG
- a CDS encoding nucleotidyltransferase; translated protein: MRAVGLITEYNPFHAGHEYHLEQAKAMSGAETAIAVMSGNFVQRGVPAMYDKWKRAQAAVQNGVDLVIELPVAFSIQPGPFFAKGAVQILLAAGVDTIVFGAEHAQWDFMKLARTVRDVTTHSDEFHNYQTTYASNFNTVLMDKLGVTINEPNYLLGLSYALAVLELDAQDQVALMPLQRQGSGYHATQISDEDFASASGIRHVLKNGLPKEKLSQQLPTGTQQLLMEAPFLDYEPNMWDLLHYKVLTTPVEQLESIYQLNDGLAYRLLETVEKNAESKQIDWNVFMQQFKSKRYTYSRLQRSILYLLLNVSEIEMKVALKQPYIRPLAFNANGQLWLKHGRKNFTLPIIGKVDQNNLKGLLKLDFRAGRLYNMLRSNSDEKPQDTKRQPYRKQ
- a CDS encoding YceD family protein is translated as MKWNFSELLKYKQEPMEFQEELNLEAMTKEMFGDVILSLEPVQVQGWARMERDDVIIHAHVTGQLTTPSTRSARPVEFPLDFMIDEVYIRETEHADRYEIEESVILVKDDVIDFNEVLAQYIFLQIPLQILAEGEEEEAMPTGDGWEVISEDDYLAEQENGEEQATNTPLAGLADLLSEDKDK